One region of Oryza sativa Japonica Group chromosome 10, ASM3414082v1 genomic DNA includes:
- the LOC136353616 gene encoding uncharacterized protein isoform X2 translates to MVKTVVGEEAQLKALEETLSASASPAQVGLVVGKLSASSDRALAYSLIPTPPTDSGAPACSLLRAAPNPKAAKAASSDASSSLDFDVDWVAEHARQVSRMLLGGMTVIGIYIWASEASFKATSPAVLSQVLRAVSQVAPLYGTGVDERLLIHISYSPRRWACRICDMSSGRLRPCDFKYTKLLASLQTFRCTYNFEIRLPVVQAEPFKKVISKAISHLTKQVQNAKALIDGVLGDHYRQWLHWE, encoded by the exons ATGGTGAAGACAGTGGTCGGCGAGGAGGCGCAGCTCAAGGCATTGGAGGAAaccctctccgcctccgcctctccaGCTCAG GTGGGGCTCGTCGTCGGCAAGCTCAGCGCCTCTTCCGACCGTGCCCTTGCCTACTCCCTCATCCCCACGCCGCCCACCGATTCCGGCGCTCCCGCTTGCTCCCTCCTCCGCGCGGCCCCCAACCCCAAGGCCGCCAAAGCTGCCTCTTCCGACGCCTCCTCGTCGCTCGACTTCGATGTCGACTGGGTCGCCGAGCACGCGCGCCAG GTCTCGAGGATGCTTCTTGGAGGAATGACCGTCATAGGTATTTACATATGGGCGTCAGAAGCTTCGTTCAAAGCGACTTCCCCTGCTGTTTTATCACAG GTTCTTAGAGCTGTTTCTCAGGTTGCTCCTTTGTATGGCACTGGTGTTGATGAGAGACTGCTCATTCATATTTCTTACAGCCCAAGAAG GTGGGCCTGTCGTATATGTGATATGAGCTCAGGACGTTTAAGGCCATGTGACTTCAAGTATACTAAACTATTAGCTTCTCTTCAAACTTTCAGATGCACATATAATTTTGAGATAAG ACTGCCAGTTGTTCAAGCTGAGCCTTTTAAGAAGGTTATTTCGAAGGCAATCAGTCATCTCACGAAGCAAGTGCAGAATGCCAAAGCTTTGATTGATGGAGTCCTG GGAGATCACTACCGCCAATGGCTCCACTGGGAGTAA
- the LOC136353616 gene encoding uncharacterized protein isoform X3: MVKTVVGEEAQLKALEETLSASASPAQVGLVVGKLSASSDRALAYSLIPTPPTDSGAPACSLLRAAPNPKAAKAASSDASSSLDFDVDWVAEHARQVSRMLLGGMTVIGIYIWASEASFKATSPAVLSQVLRAVSQVAPLYGTGVDERLLIHISYSPRRWACRICDMSSGRLRPCDFKYTKLLASLQTFRCTYNFEIREITTANGSTGSNMDCPFSMEKTLSNICKRTFYDIFD; this comes from the exons ATGGTGAAGACAGTGGTCGGCGAGGAGGCGCAGCTCAAGGCATTGGAGGAAaccctctccgcctccgcctctccaGCTCAG GTGGGGCTCGTCGTCGGCAAGCTCAGCGCCTCTTCCGACCGTGCCCTTGCCTACTCCCTCATCCCCACGCCGCCCACCGATTCCGGCGCTCCCGCTTGCTCCCTCCTCCGCGCGGCCCCCAACCCCAAGGCCGCCAAAGCTGCCTCTTCCGACGCCTCCTCGTCGCTCGACTTCGATGTCGACTGGGTCGCCGAGCACGCGCGCCAG GTCTCGAGGATGCTTCTTGGAGGAATGACCGTCATAGGTATTTACATATGGGCGTCAGAAGCTTCGTTCAAAGCGACTTCCCCTGCTGTTTTATCACAG GTTCTTAGAGCTGTTTCTCAGGTTGCTCCTTTGTATGGCACTGGTGTTGATGAGAGACTGCTCATTCATATTTCTTACAGCCCAAGAAG GTGGGCCTGTCGTATATGTGATATGAGCTCAGGACGTTTAAGGCCATGTGACTTCAAGTATACTAAACTATTAGCTTCTCTTCAAACTTTCAGATGCACATATAATTTTGAGATAAG GGAGATCACTACCGCCAATGGCTCCACTGGGAGTAACATGGATTGCCCATTCTCAATGGAGAAGACATTGTCCAACATATGCAAGAGAACTTTTTATGATATCTTTGATTAA
- the LOC136353616 gene encoding uncharacterized protein isoform X1 → MVKTVVGEEAQLKALEETLSASASPAQVGLVVGKLSASSDRALAYSLIPTPPTDSGAPACSLLRAAPNPKAAKAASSDASSSLDFDVDWVAEHARQVSRMLLGGMTVIGIYIWASEASFKATSPAVLSQVLRAVSQVAPLYGTGVDERLLIHISYSPRRWACRICDMSSGRLRPCDFKYTKLLASLQTFRCTYNFEIRLPVVQAEPFKKVISKAISHLTKQVQNAKALIDGVLFLDDMDNTLEGPHNVTLSEQ, encoded by the exons ATGGTGAAGACAGTGGTCGGCGAGGAGGCGCAGCTCAAGGCATTGGAGGAAaccctctccgcctccgcctctccaGCTCAG GTGGGGCTCGTCGTCGGCAAGCTCAGCGCCTCTTCCGACCGTGCCCTTGCCTACTCCCTCATCCCCACGCCGCCCACCGATTCCGGCGCTCCCGCTTGCTCCCTCCTCCGCGCGGCCCCCAACCCCAAGGCCGCCAAAGCTGCCTCTTCCGACGCCTCCTCGTCGCTCGACTTCGATGTCGACTGGGTCGCCGAGCACGCGCGCCAG GTCTCGAGGATGCTTCTTGGAGGAATGACCGTCATAGGTATTTACATATGGGCGTCAGAAGCTTCGTTCAAAGCGACTTCCCCTGCTGTTTTATCACAG GTTCTTAGAGCTGTTTCTCAGGTTGCTCCTTTGTATGGCACTGGTGTTGATGAGAGACTGCTCATTCATATTTCTTACAGCCCAAGAAG GTGGGCCTGTCGTATATGTGATATGAGCTCAGGACGTTTAAGGCCATGTGACTTCAAGTATACTAAACTATTAGCTTCTCTTCAAACTTTCAGATGCACATATAATTTTGAGATAAG ACTGCCAGTTGTTCAAGCTGAGCCTTTTAAGAAGGTTATTTCGAAGGCAATCAGTCATCTCACGAAGCAAGTGCAGAATGCCAAAGCTTTGATTGATGGAGTCCTG TTTTTGGATGACATGGACAACACTTTGGAGGGGCCACATAACGTTACATTGTCCGAACAGTAA